The following are from one region of the Streptomyces fradiae genome:
- a CDS encoding substrate-binding domain-containing protein, giving the protein MNAVTRRVVIGTAAVSMALSIAACGKAGDNADGAAAGGDTKTIGLLLPENKTTRYETFDRPIIEAKIKALCADCEVKYNNAAQDTETQKKQFDALVTQGVKVIILDSVDYKATKSWVQQAEKKGVKVVAYDRLAEGPISAYVSYDNEKIGRLQGEALVKALGANAKDANVVMINGSPTDPNAPLFKKGAHSAIDSAVKKVVYEQDIPDWSPDEANKKMGAAIDSLGKTGFQGVYSANDGMAGGIITALAKQGVKVPVGGQDAELAGLQRILKGDQAFTIYKQIKPEAETTAEIAVKLLKGEKIDDLVPVKVDSLTGEFKGIPAKLYDAQVVTKENIASTIIADNVYKAADICTAEYKAACDAAGIK; this is encoded by the coding sequence ATGAACGCAGTGACGCGACGCGTCGTCATAGGCACGGCCGCGGTTTCCATGGCCCTCTCGATCGCCGCCTGTGGCAAGGCCGGCGACAACGCGGACGGCGCCGCCGCCGGCGGTGACACCAAGACCATCGGTCTGCTCCTGCCGGAGAACAAGACCACCCGCTACGAGACCTTCGACCGCCCGATCATCGAGGCGAAGATCAAGGCGCTCTGCGCCGACTGCGAGGTCAAGTACAACAACGCCGCGCAGGACACCGAGACGCAGAAGAAGCAGTTCGACGCGCTCGTCACGCAGGGCGTGAAGGTCATCATCCTGGACTCGGTCGACTACAAGGCCACCAAGTCCTGGGTGCAGCAGGCCGAGAAGAAGGGCGTCAAGGTCGTCGCGTACGACCGCCTGGCCGAGGGCCCGATCTCCGCCTACGTGTCGTACGACAACGAGAAGATCGGCCGCCTGCAGGGCGAGGCCCTGGTGAAGGCGCTCGGCGCCAACGCCAAGGACGCCAACGTTGTCATGATCAACGGCTCGCCGACCGACCCGAACGCCCCGCTGTTCAAGAAGGGCGCCCACAGCGCCATCGACAGCGCCGTGAAGAAGGTCGTCTACGAGCAGGACATCCCGGACTGGTCCCCGGACGAGGCCAACAAGAAGATGGGTGCCGCCATCGACTCCCTGGGCAAGACCGGCTTCCAGGGCGTGTACTCGGCCAACGACGGCATGGCCGGCGGCATCATCACCGCCCTCGCCAAGCAGGGCGTCAAGGTCCCGGTCGGCGGCCAGGACGCCGAACTCGCGGGTCTGCAGCGCATCCTGAAGGGCGACCAGGCCTTCACGATCTACAAGCAGATCAAGCCCGAGGCCGAGACCACCGCCGAGATCGCCGTCAAGCTCCTCAAGGGCGAGAAGATCGACGACCTCGTCCCGGTCAAGGTCGACAGCCTCACCGGCGAGTTCAAGGGCATCCCGGCCAAGCTGTACGACGCGCAGGTCGTGACCAAGGAGAACATCGCCTCCACGATCATCGCCGACAACGTCTACAAGGCGGCCGACATCTGCACCGCCGAGTACAAGGCGGCCTGCGACGCGGCGGGCATCAAGTAA
- a CDS encoding 3-hydroxyacyl-CoA dehydrogenase NAD-binding domain-containing protein, whose translation MSTTAELLKGAAELFPDEVVTSAHVRHFELPANAGRFALITLDNGFDHTKPTTFGPQSLANLNTAIDQVEAEAANGEIVGVGITGKPFIFAVGADLKGVELLKQHDEALAIGKGGHDVFKRLSALAVPTFAYYNGAAMGGGVEVGLHCSYRTVSKALPAFSLPEVFLGLVPGWGGCAILPNLIGAEKAVSVIIENSLNQNRQLKGKQVFELGIADAIFEGADFLEQSLIWTAGVLNGSVTVERPEVDRGEAWDQAVAKGRAIADSKVHGAAPAAYRALAIIEAAKDGDLQKGFDAEDQALADLIMGGELRSGIYAFNLVQKRGKRPAGAPDKNLARPVTKVGVVGAGLMASQLALLFLRRLEVPVVLTDIDQERIDKGVGYVHGEIDKLLGKGRINQDKANRLKGLVTGVLDKAAGFADADFIIEAVFEEMSVKQTVFAEVEAVAPAHAILATNTSSLSVSEMASKLQHPERVVGFHFFNPVAVLPLLEIVRGEKTDDASLATAFGVAKKLKKTAVLTKDAPAFVVNRILTRFMGEIQNIIDEGTPVAVAEKAVEPLGLPMSPLVLLELVGPAIGLHVSETLNRAFPERFKVSPNLKAVVEAGKRGFYVYKPENGFKPELDPEVAALLKQGDVVLTEEQARDRVLDAVAQEIGLMLEEGVVAEAQDIDLCLITGAGWPFHLGGITPYLDREGVSERVNGKRFLAQGVASVPA comes from the coding sequence GTGAGCACCACCGCCGAGCTTCTGAAGGGCGCCGCCGAGCTCTTCCCGGACGAGGTCGTGACCTCGGCCCACGTACGGCACTTCGAACTCCCGGCCAACGCCGGCCGGTTCGCGCTGATCACGCTGGACAACGGCTTCGACCACACCAAGCCGACCACCTTCGGCCCGCAGTCCCTCGCCAACCTGAACACGGCGATCGACCAGGTCGAGGCGGAGGCCGCCAACGGTGAGATCGTCGGCGTCGGCATCACCGGCAAGCCGTTCATCTTCGCCGTCGGCGCCGACCTCAAGGGCGTCGAGTTGCTGAAGCAGCACGACGAGGCGCTGGCCATCGGCAAGGGCGGCCACGACGTCTTCAAGCGGCTTTCCGCGCTCGCCGTGCCGACCTTCGCGTACTACAACGGCGCGGCCATGGGCGGCGGCGTCGAGGTCGGTCTGCACTGCAGCTACCGCACCGTCTCCAAGGCGCTCCCGGCCTTCTCGCTGCCCGAGGTCTTCCTCGGTCTCGTCCCCGGCTGGGGCGGCTGCGCGATCCTGCCGAACCTGATCGGCGCGGAGAAGGCCGTCTCGGTCATCATCGAGAACAGCCTCAACCAGAACCGTCAGCTCAAGGGCAAGCAGGTCTTCGAGCTCGGCATCGCCGACGCGATCTTCGAGGGCGCCGACTTCCTTGAGCAGTCGCTCATCTGGACCGCCGGCGTGCTGAACGGCTCCGTGACCGTCGAGCGTCCCGAGGTCGACCGCGGCGAGGCCTGGGACCAGGCCGTCGCCAAGGGCCGCGCCATCGCCGACTCCAAGGTGCACGGCGCCGCCCCGGCCGCCTACCGCGCCCTGGCGATCATCGAGGCCGCCAAGGACGGCGACCTGCAGAAGGGCTTCGACGCCGAGGACCAGGCCCTCGCGGACCTGATCATGGGCGGCGAGCTGCGCTCCGGCATCTACGCCTTCAACCTGGTGCAGAAGCGCGGCAAGCGCCCGGCCGGTGCCCCGGACAAGAACCTGGCCCGCCCGGTCACCAAGGTCGGCGTCGTCGGCGCCGGTCTGATGGCCTCCCAGCTGGCCCTGCTGTTCCTGCGCCGCCTGGAGGTGCCGGTCGTCCTGACCGACATCGACCAGGAGCGCATCGACAAGGGCGTGGGCTACGTCCACGGCGAGATCGACAAGCTGCTCGGCAAGGGCCGCATCAACCAGGACAAGGCCAACCGCCTCAAGGGCCTGGTCACCGGTGTCCTGGACAAGGCCGCCGGCTTCGCGGACGCGGACTTCATCATCGAGGCCGTGTTCGAGGAGATGTCGGTCAAGCAGACGGTGTTCGCGGAGGTCGAGGCGGTCGCCCCGGCGCACGCGATCCTCGCCACCAACACCTCCTCGCTGTCCGTCAGCGAGATGGCCTCCAAGCTCCAGCACCCGGAGCGCGTGGTCGGCTTCCACTTCTTCAACCCGGTCGCGGTCCTCCCGCTCCTGGAGATCGTCCGCGGCGAGAAGACCGACGACGCCTCGCTGGCCACCGCGTTCGGTGTCGCCAAGAAGCTGAAGAAGACCGCGGTCCTGACGAAGGACGCCCCGGCGTTCGTCGTGAACCGCATCCTCACCCGCTTCATGGGCGAGATCCAGAACATCATCGACGAGGGCACCCCGGTGGCCGTGGCGGAGAAGGCGGTCGAGCCGCTCGGCCTGCCGATGTCCCCGCTGGTCCTCCTGGAGCTCGTCGGCCCGGCCATCGGTCTGCACGTCTCCGAGACCCTGAACCGCGCCTTCCCGGAGCGCTTCAAGGTCTCCCCCAACCTGAAGGCCGTCGTCGAGGCCGGCAAGCGCGGCTTCTATGTCTACAAGCCGGAGAACGGCTTCAAGCCGGAGCTCGACCCCGAGGTCGCCGCGCTCCTCAAGCAGGGCGACGTCGTCCTGACCGAGGAGCAGGCCCGCGACCGCGTCCTGGACGCGGTGGCGCAGGAGATCGGCCTGATGCTGGAGGAGGGTGTCGTCGCCGAGGCGCAGGACATCGACCTCTGCCTGATCACCGGTGCGGGCTGGCCCTTCCACCTGGGCGGCATCACGCCGTACCTGGACCGTGAGGGCGTCTCGGAGCGCGTCAACGGCAAGCGGTTCCTGGCGCAGGGCGTGGCGAGCGTCCCGGCGTAA
- a CDS encoding sugar ABC transporter permease, which translates to MSDLAKTPEASEAPETAVAEAEATETAVETAAVAESAAPVPAVDPRLLVREEGLKGYWTEFTRKIRGGELGSLPVVLGLIVIAIVFQLQNSNFLSASSVANVTVYASGLGIMAVGIVFVLVLGEIDLSMGSVAGVGAAVWAGLQVSNGMNEWLAIVLAVLSGTAIGALHGFFFAKIGVPAFVVTLAGFLGWMGFQEWLMGGEGSINTPSGSVVENLTNYFFADKIAAYGLALVAVAAYLFSLLRDSSRRKAALLPARPVSEIVLRTAVVALLVFAVAYVMNEPAGARGLPLALVLFLAVLVLADFVARRTLFGRKVFAVGGNAEAARRAGIGVDGVRIAVFAISGTLAAFGGLFIASLSGGATKSLGGGNTLMLVIAAAVIGGTSLFGGRGKVWSALLGMIVIQSIQQGLNMIGMSNAIQNMITGAVLLAAVVIDSVSRRTQKTAGRA; encoded by the coding sequence GTGAGTGACCTCGCCAAGACCCCCGAAGCCTCCGAGGCCCCCGAGACCGCTGTCGCGGAGGCGGAAGCCACCGAGACCGCCGTCGAGACCGCCGCCGTGGCCGAGTCCGCGGCGCCCGTCCCGGCCGTCGACCCCCGCCTCCTCGTCCGCGAGGAGGGCCTCAAGGGCTACTGGACCGAGTTCACCCGCAAGATCCGCGGCGGCGAGCTCGGCTCCCTGCCCGTCGTCCTCGGCCTGATCGTCATCGCGATCGTCTTCCAGCTCCAGAACAGCAACTTCCTGTCCGCGAGCTCGGTCGCCAACGTCACGGTCTACGCCTCCGGCCTCGGCATCATGGCCGTCGGCATCGTCTTCGTGCTCGTGCTCGGCGAGATCGACCTCTCCATGGGCTCGGTCGCCGGTGTCGGCGCCGCCGTCTGGGCCGGCCTCCAGGTCAGCAACGGCATGAACGAATGGCTGGCCATCGTGCTCGCGGTGCTCTCCGGCACCGCCATCGGCGCGCTGCACGGCTTCTTCTTCGCCAAGATCGGCGTCCCCGCCTTCGTGGTCACCCTGGCCGGCTTCCTCGGCTGGATGGGCTTCCAGGAATGGCTCATGGGCGGCGAGGGTTCCATCAACACGCCGTCCGGCAGCGTGGTGGAGAACCTCACCAACTACTTCTTCGCCGACAAGATCGCCGCCTACGGCCTCGCCCTGGTCGCGGTCGCCGCCTACCTGTTCTCGCTGCTCCGCGACAGCAGCCGCCGCAAGGCCGCACTGCTCCCGGCCCGCCCGGTCAGCGAGATCGTGCTGCGCACCGCCGTCGTCGCCCTCCTGGTCTTCGCCGTCGCGTACGTGATGAACGAGCCCGCCGGCGCCCGCGGCCTGCCGCTCGCCCTGGTGCTCTTCCTGGCCGTCCTGGTCCTCGCCGACTTCGTCGCCCGCCGCACCCTCTTCGGCCGCAAGGTCTTCGCGGTCGGCGGCAACGCCGAGGCGGCCCGCCGCGCCGGCATCGGCGTGGACGGCGTCCGGATCGCGGTCTTCGCGATCTCCGGCACCCTCGCCGCCTTCGGCGGCCTGTTCATCGCCAGCCTCTCCGGCGGCGCCACCAAGAGCCTCGGCGGCGGCAACACGCTGATGCTGGTCATCGCCGCGGCCGTGATCGGCGGCACCAGCCTCTTCGGCGGCCGCGGCAAGGTCTGGTCGGCGCTCCTGGGCATGATCGTGATCCAGTCGATCCAGCAGGGCCTGAACATGATCGGCATGTCCAACGCCATCCAGAACATGATCACCGGCGCGGTGCTGCTCGCCGCCGTCGTGATCGACTCGGTCTCCCGCCGCACGCAGAAGACCGCGGGTCGCGCGTAA
- a CDS encoding amino acid permease: MSTDQQPRANDGLFRTKSVEQSIRDTEEPEHALKKSLSAWDLTVFGVGVIIGTGIFVLTGKVAKENAGPATALAFVAAGIVCALAALCYAEFASTVPVAGSAYTFAYASIGELPAWIIGWDLVLEFALGTAVVAVGWSGYVRSLMDNIGWHLPASLEGPDVPGGTFDILAFILVLVLTVVLVLGMKLSARITALVVAIKVTVVMIVIVAGLFFIVGDNYKPFIPDAVTPETGGGWETAPLVQLMFGYEPTNFGVMGIFTAASVVFFAFIGFDVVATAAEETKLPQRDMPRGILGSLLICTVLYVAVALVVTGMQHYTELSVSAPLADAFKAVGHPFYAGVISFGAAIGLTTVCLILLLGQTRVFFAMSRDGLLPRFFSITHPKFRTPYRPTILLGVIIAIVAGFTSINELATLVNIGTLFAFVVVAAGVMVLRRTRPDLHRAFRTPWVPVLPILSIAASLWLMLNLPGETWLRFAIWMIIGFVVYFLYGRRHSRLGKLGQDAKY, from the coding sequence GTGAGTACGGACCAGCAGCCACGAGCGAACGACGGTCTGTTCCGGACCAAGTCGGTCGAACAGTCGATCCGCGACACCGAGGAGCCCGAGCACGCGCTCAAGAAGTCCCTCTCCGCCTGGGACCTCACCGTGTTCGGCGTCGGCGTCATCATCGGCACCGGCATCTTCGTCCTCACCGGCAAGGTGGCGAAGGAGAACGCGGGACCGGCGACCGCCCTGGCCTTCGTCGCCGCGGGCATCGTCTGCGCCCTCGCCGCCCTGTGCTACGCGGAGTTCGCGTCGACGGTGCCCGTCGCCGGTTCGGCGTACACCTTCGCGTACGCCTCCATCGGCGAGCTGCCGGCCTGGATCATCGGCTGGGACCTCGTCCTGGAGTTCGCGCTCGGCACCGCGGTGGTGGCGGTCGGCTGGTCCGGCTATGTGCGCTCGCTGATGGACAACATCGGCTGGCACCTACCGGCGTCACTCGAAGGGCCGGACGTGCCGGGAGGCACCTTCGACATCCTGGCCTTCATCCTGGTCCTGGTCCTCACCGTGGTCCTGGTCCTCGGCATGAAGCTGTCCGCCCGGATCACCGCCCTGGTCGTCGCGATCAAGGTCACCGTGGTCATGATCGTGATCGTCGCCGGTCTGTTCTTCATCGTCGGCGACAACTACAAGCCGTTCATCCCCGACGCGGTCACCCCGGAGACCGGCGGCGGCTGGGAGACCGCCCCGCTGGTCCAGCTGATGTTCGGTTACGAGCCCACCAACTTCGGCGTGATGGGCATCTTCACCGCAGCGTCCGTGGTCTTCTTCGCCTTCATCGGCTTCGACGTGGTCGCCACCGCCGCCGAGGAGACCAAGCTGCCCCAGCGCGACATGCCCCGCGGCATCCTCGGCTCGCTCCTCATCTGCACGGTGCTGTACGTGGCGGTGGCCCTGGTCGTCACCGGTATGCAGCACTACACCGAACTGTCCGTCAGCGCCCCGCTCGCCGACGCCTTCAAGGCCGTCGGGCACCCGTTCTACGCGGGCGTGATCAGCTTCGGCGCCGCCATCGGCCTCACCACGGTCTGTCTGATCCTGCTGCTCGGCCAGACCCGGGTGTTCTTCGCGATGAGCCGCGACGGGCTGCTGCCGCGGTTCTTCTCCATCACCCACCCGAAGTTCCGCACCCCGTACCGCCCGACCATCCTGCTCGGCGTGATCATCGCGATCGTCGCCGGCTTCACCAGCATCAACGAGCTGGCGACCCTGGTGAACATCGGCACCCTGTTCGCCTTCGTGGTGGTCGCCGCCGGCGTGATGGTGCTCCGCCGCACCCGCCCCGACCTGCACCGCGCCTTCCGCACCCCGTGGGTGCCGGTGCTGCCGATCCTCTCCATCGCCGCCTCGCTGTGGCTGATGCTGAACCTGCCGGGCGAGACCTGGCTCCGCTTCGCCATCTGGATGATCATCGGCTTCGTCGTCTACTTCCTGTACGGCCGCCGGCACAGCCGCCTCGGCAAGCTGGGCCAGGACGCGAAGTACTGA
- a CDS encoding ATP-binding cassette domain-containing protein — protein sequence MIHVSATPVLALRGVSKRFGAVQVLTDVDLEIHAGEVVALVGDNGAGKSTLVKTISGVHPIDEGTIEWDGRPVQITKPHDSQNLGVATVYQDLALCDNLDVVANLFLGSELSSGTVLDEIAMEKRARELLDTLSIRIPSVRIPVAALSGGQRQVVAIARALIGDPKIVILDEPTAALGVEQTAQVLDLVERLRERGHGVILISHNMADVRAVADKVAVLRLGRNNGVFDVADTTHETIIAAITGATDNAVTRRQARTAAKEDAK from the coding sequence ATGATTCACGTGTCCGCTACGCCCGTGCTGGCGTTGCGCGGGGTCTCCAAGCGGTTCGGCGCCGTCCAGGTGCTCACCGATGTCGATCTGGAGATCCACGCCGGAGAGGTCGTCGCCCTGGTGGGCGACAACGGCGCCGGCAAGTCCACCCTCGTCAAGACGATCTCGGGCGTCCACCCGATCGACGAGGGCACCATCGAGTGGGACGGCCGCCCGGTCCAGATCACCAAGCCCCACGACTCCCAGAACCTCGGGGTCGCGACCGTCTACCAGGACCTGGCGCTCTGCGACAACCTCGACGTGGTCGCCAACCTCTTCCTCGGCAGCGAGCTCAGCTCCGGCACCGTCCTCGACGAGATCGCCATGGAGAAGCGCGCCCGGGAGCTGCTCGACACCCTGTCCATCCGGATCCCCTCGGTCCGCATACCCGTGGCCGCCCTCTCCGGCGGCCAGCGTCAGGTCGTGGCCATCGCCCGCGCCCTGATCGGCGACCCGAAGATCGTGATCCTGGACGAGCCCACCGCCGCCCTCGGCGTCGAGCAGACCGCACAGGTGCTCGACCTGGTGGAGCGGCTGCGCGAGCGCGGCCACGGCGTCATCCTCATCAGCCACAACATGGCCGACGTCCGCGCCGTCGCGGACAAGGTCGCCGTGCTCCGCCTCGGCCGCAACAACGGCGTCTTCGACGTCGCGGACACCACCCACGAGACGATCATCGCCGCCATCACCGGGGCCACGGACAACGCCGTGACCCGCCGGCAGGCCCGTACGGCTGCAAAGGAGGACGCCAAGTGA
- the dxs gene encoding 1-deoxy-D-xylulose-5-phosphate synthase encodes MALLTRIRGPRDLDRLSSEQLEQLAEEIRTFLVDAVSKTGGHLGPNLGVVELTIALHRVFDSPKDRVLWDTGHQSYVHKLLTGRQDFSKLKMKGGLSGYPSQAESEHDVIENSHASTVLGWADGLAKANEVLKKDDHVVAVIGDGALTGGMAWEALNNIADAKDRQVVIVVNDNERSYAPTIGGLANHLATLRTTDGYERFLARGKDILERTPVVGKPLYETLHGAKKGLKDFIAPQGMFEDLGLKYVGPIDGHDIEALESALTRAKRFGGPVIVHCLTEKGRGYQPALQDEADRFHAVGKIHPDTGLPISSSGADWTSVFGEEMVALGKEREDIVAITAAMLQPVGLDKFAKAFPERVFDVGIAEQHAAVSAAGLATGGLHPVFAVYATFLNRAFDQVLMDVALHKCGVTFVLDRAGVTGTDGASHNGMWDMSILQVVPGLRLAAPRDADQVRAQLREAVEVTDAPTVVRFSKGAVGPAVPALRRIGGMDVLREAGSDKPDVLLVSVGALAPMCLEIAGLLDQQGISTTVIDPRWVKPVDEALAPLAERHRVVVTVEDNSRVGGVGSAVAQALRDAGVDVPLRDFGIPPRFLDHASRGEVLAEIGLTAPDIARQVTGLVSRLDGRYESSSKAVEPARD; translated from the coding sequence GTGGCTCTGCTGACCCGTATCAGGGGACCGCGAGACCTGGACCGGCTCTCCTCGGAACAGCTGGAACAGCTGGCCGAGGAGATCAGGACTTTCCTCGTGGACGCCGTCTCCAAGACCGGCGGGCACCTCGGCCCCAACCTCGGCGTGGTCGAACTGACCATCGCCCTCCACCGCGTCTTCGACTCGCCCAAGGACCGCGTCCTGTGGGACACCGGCCACCAGAGCTATGTGCACAAGCTGCTCACCGGCCGCCAGGACTTCTCCAAGCTCAAGATGAAGGGCGGCCTGTCCGGCTACCCCTCGCAGGCCGAGTCCGAGCACGACGTCATCGAGAACTCGCACGCCTCGACCGTCCTCGGCTGGGCCGACGGCCTCGCCAAGGCCAACGAGGTCCTGAAGAAGGACGACCACGTCGTCGCCGTCATCGGCGACGGCGCGCTGACCGGAGGCATGGCCTGGGAGGCGCTCAACAACATCGCCGACGCCAAGGACCGCCAGGTCGTCATCGTCGTCAACGACAACGAGCGCTCCTACGCCCCCACCATCGGCGGACTCGCCAACCACCTGGCGACCCTGCGCACCACCGACGGCTACGAGCGCTTCCTCGCCCGCGGCAAGGACATCCTGGAGCGCACCCCGGTCGTCGGGAAGCCGCTCTACGAGACCCTGCACGGCGCCAAGAAGGGCCTGAAGGACTTCATCGCCCCGCAGGGCATGTTCGAGGACCTCGGCCTGAAGTACGTCGGCCCGATCGACGGCCACGACATCGAGGCCCTGGAGTCGGCGCTCACCCGCGCCAAGCGCTTCGGCGGCCCGGTCATCGTGCACTGCCTCACCGAGAAGGGCCGCGGCTACCAGCCGGCCCTGCAGGACGAGGCCGACCGCTTCCACGCGGTCGGCAAGATCCACCCCGACACCGGTCTGCCGATCTCCTCCTCGGGCGCCGACTGGACCAGCGTCTTCGGCGAGGAGATGGTCGCGCTCGGCAAGGAGCGCGAGGACATCGTCGCCATCACGGCGGCCATGCTCCAGCCGGTCGGCCTCGACAAGTTCGCCAAGGCCTTCCCGGAGCGGGTCTTCGACGTCGGCATCGCCGAGCAGCACGCCGCGGTCTCCGCGGCCGGCCTCGCCACCGGCGGTCTGCACCCGGTCTTCGCGGTCTACGCGACCTTCCTCAACCGCGCCTTCGACCAGGTCCTGATGGACGTGGCGCTGCACAAGTGCGGCGTCACCTTCGTGCTCGACCGGGCCGGCGTCACCGGCACCGACGGCGCCTCGCACAACGGCATGTGGGACATGTCGATCCTGCAGGTCGTGCCCGGCCTGCGGCTCGCCGCCCCGCGCGACGCCGACCAGGTCCGCGCCCAGCTGCGCGAGGCCGTCGAGGTCACCGACGCGCCCACCGTGGTGCGCTTCTCCAAGGGCGCGGTCGGCCCCGCGGTCCCGGCGCTGCGCCGGATCGGCGGCATGGACGTGCTGCGCGAGGCGGGCAGCGACAAGCCCGACGTCCTCCTGGTCTCCGTCGGCGCGCTCGCCCCGATGTGCCTGGAGATCGCCGGTCTCCTGGACCAGCAGGGCATCTCCACCACGGTGATCGACCCGCGCTGGGTCAAGCCCGTCGACGAGGCCCTGGCCCCGCTCGCCGAGCGCCACCGGGTGGTCGTCACCGTCGAGGACAACAGCCGCGTCGGCGGCGTCGGCTCCGCCGTGGCGCAGGCCCTGCGCGACGCGGGCGTCGACGTTCCGCTGCGTGACTTCGGCATCCCGCCGCGTTTCCTGGACCACGCCTCCCGCGGCGAGGTCCTGGCCGAGATCGGTCTGACCGCCCCGGACATCGCGCGCCAGGTCACCGGTCTGGTCTCGCGCCTCGACGGGCGGTACGAGAGCAGCAGCAAGGCCGTGGAGCCCGCCCGGGACTGA
- a CDS encoding ROK family protein, with protein METPGSQSSLHRANLERVVRAVRMAGSLTQAEIARTTGLSAATVSNIVRELKEGGTVEVTPTSAGGRRARSVSLSGDAGIVIGVDFGHTHLRVAVGNLAHQVLAEEAEPLDVDASSAEGFDRAEQLVSRLIAATGIGRDKVVGVGLGVPGPIDVSSGLLGSTSILPGWSGINPADELSARLGVPVHVDNDANLGALGELVWGSGRGVKDLAYIKVASGVGAGLVIDGRVYRGPGGTAGEIGHITLDESGPVCRCGNRGCLETFTAARYVLPLLQPSHGADLTMERVVQLAREGDPGCRRVIADVGRHIGSGVANLCNLLNPSRVVLGGDLAEAGELVLAPIRDSVSRYAIPSAARQLSVAPGALGGRAEVLGALALVLSEMGDSTLLHGSEGTLQGPSATRTPAFT; from the coding sequence ATGGAGACTCCGGGGTCGCAGTCGTCGCTGCACCGGGCCAATCTCGAGCGGGTCGTCCGGGCGGTACGGATGGCCGGATCGCTCACCCAGGCGGAGATCGCCCGGACGACCGGCCTGTCCGCCGCCACGGTCTCCAACATCGTGCGGGAGCTGAAGGAAGGCGGCACGGTCGAGGTCACCCCGACCTCCGCCGGGGGCCGCCGGGCCCGCAGCGTCTCGCTCAGCGGCGACGCCGGCATCGTCATCGGCGTCGACTTCGGCCACACGCACCTGCGGGTCGCGGTCGGCAACCTGGCGCACCAGGTGCTCGCCGAGGAAGCGGAGCCGCTGGACGTGGACGCCTCGTCCGCGGAGGGCTTCGACCGGGCCGAGCAGCTGGTCAGCCGCCTGATCGCGGCCACCGGCATCGGCCGGGACAAGGTCGTCGGGGTGGGCCTCGGCGTGCCGGGCCCGATCGACGTCTCCTCGGGCCTGCTCGGCTCCACCTCGATCCTGCCGGGCTGGAGCGGGATCAACCCGGCCGACGAGCTCTCGGCCCGCCTGGGCGTCCCCGTGCACGTCGACAACGACGCCAACCTCGGCGCGCTCGGCGAGCTGGTCTGGGGCAGCGGGCGGGGCGTCAAGGACCTCGCGTACATCAAGGTGGCCAGCGGTGTCGGTGCCGGCCTGGTGATCGACGGGCGGGTCTACCGGGGCCCGGGCGGCACCGCCGGCGAGATCGGGCACATCACGCTCGACGAGTCGGGCCCGGTCTGCCGCTGCGGCAACCGGGGCTGCCTGGAGACCTTCACGGCCGCCCGCTACGTACTGCCGCTGCTCCAGCCGAGCCACGGGGCCGATCTGACCATGGAGCGGGTGGTCCAGCTGGCCCGCGAGGGCGATCCGGGCTGCCGCCGGGTGATCGCGGACGTCGGCCGGCACATCGGCAGCGGTGTCGCCAACCTCTGCAACCTTCTGAACCCGAGCAGGGTGGTCCTCGGCGGCGATCTGGCGGAGGCCGGTGAGCTGGTCCTGGCGCCCATCAGGGACTCCGTGTCGCGTTACGCGATCCCCAGCGCCGCCCGGCAGCTCTCGGTGGCCCCAGGGGCCCTGGGGGGCCGCGCCGAGGTGCTCGGCGCACTCGCCCTCGTACTCAGCGAGATGGGTGATTCGACGCTTCTGCACGGTTCTGAGGGGACGCTGCAGGGGCCTTCGGCGACCCGTACGCCTGCGTTCACTTAG
- a CDS encoding NTP pyrophosphohydrolase gives MDLLPLLIVDGANVVGSVPDGWWKDRRGAAERLRDRLAERGGPVEGPYPGPYEIVLVLEGRARGVTAVPGVRIEEASGSGDDLIAELARNAEGRPCLVVTADRELRRRVEESGANCVGPRALP, from the coding sequence ATGGACCTGCTGCCTCTCCTGATCGTCGACGGTGCCAACGTGGTGGGCTCGGTGCCCGACGGCTGGTGGAAGGACCGGCGCGGGGCCGCCGAGCGGCTGCGGGACCGGCTCGCCGAGCGGGGCGGGCCGGTGGAGGGGCCGTACCCCGGGCCGTACGAGATCGTGCTCGTCCTGGAGGGGCGGGCGCGGGGCGTTACGGCGGTGCCGGGGGTACGGATCGAGGAGGCGTCTGGCAGCGGCGACGACCTGATCGCGGAGCTGGCCCGGAACGCCGAAGGCCGGCCGTGCCTGGTGGTCACGGCCGACCGGGAACTGCGGCGGCGGGTGGAGGAGAGCGGCGCGAACTGTGTGGGTCCGCGCGCTCTCCCTTAG